From a single Marinobacter sp. THAF197a genomic region:
- a CDS encoding ATP-binding protein: MASLGRRIGDLFRSLQLTLVLSIVVPLLLFSGIAIYIGLGAVEKALNERLREDLELVARAVSGPLSNALVEQDELVLGESLKSIFQIGRISGASVFDEEGNRVASLGVADSDVTNSVSAERVIASGELGGAFRRVDGESVFSQFTPLVGEDGRIQGLLQVTRQRSDFHDLVASSRWWAVGIWSVLAVTIILVVVLGHYRTVGRHVNGLMENMENLAPGHWLLATPAAGPRELRQIHRGIRDMGRRMADAEAEIEDRIARERALAEQLEYQEKVAMIGRVAGGVAHELGAPLNVIQGRARILARAGLPDDQQRHLKDIEHQVQRMTTIIQQLLDCFRHVPDSRRPLDLSDVLQDVMSRVSEDERCSHCQVETEGIDRSMPTRAEPLRIGLACLNVIRNACQSARSWLRVTAHQSDDYWEIRVEDDGPGIAPEDRDKIFEPFYSTRPAGEGTGLGLAVVNSVIKEHGGRVGVEESSLGGCRMSLYFPRETGI, translated from the coding sequence ATGGCTTCCCTTGGCCGCCGAATTGGTGACCTGTTTCGTTCGTTGCAGCTGACGCTGGTTCTGAGCATCGTGGTTCCGCTGCTGCTGTTCAGCGGTATTGCGATATACATCGGCCTGGGCGCGGTTGAAAAAGCATTGAATGAACGCCTTCGTGAAGACCTTGAGCTGGTTGCCAGGGCGGTCAGCGGCCCCCTGTCCAATGCCCTGGTCGAGCAAGATGAGCTGGTGCTTGGGGAATCCCTCAAGTCCATCTTCCAGATCGGCCGCATTTCCGGAGCGTCTGTCTTTGATGAGGAAGGTAACCGGGTGGCCAGCCTGGGTGTCGCGGATTCAGACGTTACCAACAGCGTTAGTGCCGAGCGGGTGATCGCCAGTGGCGAGCTGGGCGGTGCTTTCCGGCGAGTTGATGGCGAATCGGTGTTCTCACAGTTTACGCCGCTGGTGGGCGAAGACGGCCGTATTCAGGGGCTGCTCCAGGTAACCCGCCAGCGCAGCGACTTTCATGACCTGGTGGCGTCCAGCCGTTGGTGGGCGGTGGGGATATGGTCTGTACTCGCTGTGACCATCATCCTGGTGGTCGTACTCGGACACTACCGTACCGTGGGGCGCCACGTGAATGGACTGATGGAGAACATGGAAAACCTGGCGCCGGGCCATTGGCTTCTGGCGACCCCTGCGGCAGGCCCGCGGGAGCTCCGACAGATTCACCGGGGTATTCGGGATATGGGCCGGCGTATGGCTGACGCCGAGGCAGAGATTGAAGACCGTATTGCCCGGGAGAGGGCTCTGGCGGAACAGCTGGAGTATCAGGAGAAAGTGGCCATGATCGGCCGGGTTGCCGGCGGGGTGGCACACGAGTTGGGAGCGCCGCTGAATGTGATTCAGGGGCGGGCCCGGATACTCGCCAGGGCCGGGCTGCCGGACGATCAACAGCGGCACCTGAAAGATATCGAGCACCAGGTGCAGCGGATGACCACCATCATTCAGCAGTTGTTGGACTGTTTCCGCCATGTGCCGGACTCCCGGCGGCCACTGGACCTGTCCGATGTGCTGCAGGACGTGATGTCCCGCGTCTCGGAGGACGAGCGGTGCAGCCATTGCCAGGTTGAAACCGAGGGTATCGATCGATCCATGCCTACCCGAGCGGAGCCCCTTCGGATTGGTCTGGCGTGCCTGAATGTGATCCGTAACGCCTGCCAGTCTGCCCGCAGCTGGCTAAGGGTAACGGCCCATCAGTCCGATGATTACTGGGAAATCCGGGTAGAGGATGACGGCCCGGGCATCGCGCCTGAGGATAGGGACAAGATCTTCGAGCCCTTCTACAGTACCCGCCCTGCTGGCGAGGGCACCGGCCTGGGGCTGGCCGTTGTGAACAGCGTCATAAAGGAACATGGAGGTCGTGTGGGTGTGGAGGAGAGTAGCCTGGGCGGGTGTCGAATGAGTCTGTATTTTCCCAGGGAGACCGGCATATGA
- a CDS encoding DUF4168 domain-containing protein, translating into MNKLLISITASLAMLAAAPAIAQQDAQQGAEYADPAAQNAQDANYSDSELQQFVEAQSGVMEVREDYIAKIEAADSQQEAQELQMEANDKMVGVIEEVGMDIPTYNAIATAYSSNPEVRNRVDSMM; encoded by the coding sequence ATGAATAAACTGCTGATTTCCATTACCGCTTCCCTGGCCATGCTCGCGGCTGCACCTGCCATTGCCCAGCAAGATGCTCAGCAAGGCGCTGAATACGCAGACCCAGCGGCTCAGAATGCTCAGGATGCCAACTACAGCGATTCCGAGCTGCAGCAGTTCGTGGAAGCACAATCCGGCGTCATGGAAGTTCGTGAGGACTACATTGCGAAGATTGAAGCGGCTGATTCCCAGCAAGAGGCCCAGGAACTGCAAATGGAAGCCAACGACAAAATGGTGGGCGTGATCGAGGAAGTCGGTATGGATATTCCGACCTATAACGCCATCGCGACGGCTTACAGCAGCAATCCGGAAGTACGCAACCGCGTTGACTCCATGATGTAA
- the dctP gene encoding TRAP transporter substrate-binding protein DctP, which translates to MIKNHVRHWLALAACTAMLSGCSDDPSPGDQGGQQTISEKYPITWRFALEEIEGSVQHQYAEAFRAHIEDISDGLIEVDVFPYGSLGTSTQLTELARNGSVNLAFASPGHLADTVPEAGIFNLHFLMPEQPEDARQLLEAPELIAQFQQPYQQTGLQLLGFIPEGWMTWTANKPLRSPDDFQGLRIRTMTSNMAAEAYRAYGAEPVQTPYSQVYSDLQLRKIDGQANPVFAIEEMDFHEVQTTLTMARASYFVASIVSNQQWYNDLPDRERNWLNDAVRDLAGFAWESQEALNQQRLESMVEAGDIQVVLLDDDERERFRQASLPVRDKYLKQTGETGRALLEFVDEWTQP; encoded by the coding sequence ATGATCAAAAACCACGTCCGCCACTGGCTGGCACTGGCAGCCTGCACCGCGATGCTTTCCGGATGTTCCGACGACCCTTCACCCGGCGACCAAGGCGGCCAGCAAACCATCTCGGAGAAATACCCGATCACCTGGCGCTTTGCCCTGGAAGAGATTGAAGGCAGCGTGCAGCATCAGTACGCAGAAGCATTCCGCGCCCATATTGAGGATATTTCGGACGGCCTTATTGAAGTGGACGTCTTTCCTTACGGGTCTCTGGGTACCTCCACGCAGCTCACCGAACTGGCCCGCAATGGCTCGGTGAACCTGGCCTTTGCCTCGCCCGGGCACCTGGCCGACACGGTTCCGGAAGCCGGCATTTTCAACCTGCACTTTCTTATGCCCGAGCAACCGGAAGACGCTCGCCAGTTACTGGAAGCCCCGGAACTGATTGCACAATTCCAGCAGCCCTACCAGCAAACCGGCTTGCAACTGTTGGGTTTTATTCCGGAAGGCTGGATGACCTGGACCGCCAATAAGCCCCTGCGCTCGCCAGACGACTTTCAGGGCTTGCGCATCCGTACGATGACGTCAAATATGGCTGCCGAGGCTTACCGTGCGTACGGTGCGGAACCGGTCCAGACGCCCTATTCCCAGGTCTACAGTGACCTTCAGCTACGCAAGATCGACGGCCAGGCCAACCCGGTGTTTGCCATTGAGGAAATGGACTTCCACGAAGTGCAGACCACCCTCACCATGGCCAGGGCTTCTTATTTTGTCGCTTCTATCGTGTCGAACCAGCAATGGTACAACGACCTGCCCGACCGGGAACGAAATTGGCTGAACGACGCGGTACGGGACCTGGCGGGTTTCGCCTGGGAAAGTCAGGAAGCACTCAATCAGCAGCGCCTCGAAAGTATGGTGGAAGCCGGCGATATACAGGTAGTACTTCTGGATGACGATGAGCGTGAACGATTCCGGCAGGCCAGCCTGCCAGTGCGCGACAAGTATCTCAAACAGACCGGTGAAACCGGCCGGGCCCTTCTGGAATTTGTGGATGAATGGACGCAGCCCTAG
- a CDS encoding mechanosensitive ion channel family protein, whose translation MGDIGFKETFASITTDALLNALMVVILASLVIMLVQKLLPALAGKLGGKLRLYLLASVPLLRLLIIVLAIVTVVPILVEPSFENMVAIFGALGLALGFAFKDYANSLIAGIVTLYEMPYRPGDWIEVDGRYGEVRSIGTRAAEIVTLDDTVIVIPHSLLWNTLLANGNDGTNNLMCVAELHLDPNHNVARMQQLFRDVVFTCPLTKTYQPVIVTVSATDDAMRYRLKAYPLEPREQSPFISDLTARAADVCAREGVRMVSKRVTDAD comes from the coding sequence ATGGGCGATATAGGCTTCAAGGAGACATTTGCTTCGATCACTACCGACGCGTTGCTGAACGCATTGATGGTGGTGATACTGGCATCGTTAGTGATCATGCTGGTGCAGAAGCTGCTTCCGGCCCTCGCCGGCAAGCTCGGGGGCAAGCTCAGGCTTTACCTGCTGGCGTCAGTACCGCTGCTGCGGTTACTGATTATTGTGCTGGCCATCGTGACGGTAGTGCCCATTCTGGTGGAGCCATCTTTTGAAAACATGGTGGCGATTTTCGGGGCCCTGGGCCTGGCGCTAGGTTTTGCCTTCAAGGATTACGCCAACAGCCTGATCGCGGGTATTGTGACCCTGTATGAGATGCCTTACCGTCCGGGGGACTGGATTGAGGTGGACGGTCGGTACGGTGAGGTGAGGTCTATCGGTACCCGGGCAGCGGAAATTGTCACCCTGGATGACACCGTGATCGTGATTCCCCACAGCCTGCTATGGAATACCCTGCTGGCGAACGGCAATGACGGCACCAACAACCTGATGTGTGTGGCCGAGCTGCACCTGGACCCGAACCACAACGTGGCGCGGATGCAGCAGCTGTTTCGGGACGTGGTGTTTACCTGCCCGTTGACCAAAACCTATCAGCCGGTGATTGTGACCGTTTCCGCAACCGACGACGCCATGCGCTACCGCCTCAAGGCCTACCCATTGGAGCCCAGGGAGCAGAGCCCGTTTATCTCGGACCTGACCGCAAGAGCGGCCGATGTCTGTGCCCGGGAAGGCGTTCGCATGGTATCAAAAAGGGTGACTGACGCAGACTAG
- a CDS encoding MarR family transcriptional regulator — protein sequence MNDVVEDHPYLPGGLIPLEQWKTPETSVQKTIRGAFRDILDQLRAGISPEEQAFQSLDDLPMLSGDRLKEFAPEPDAALLAQVLVDQFDQLHRDGASHREVNFVVAPPFSGVPEALRCLSWRVLTPPDNLLMTEQDAGAWWDEQLSGGDWVIPELADFWLRHPAGLNLLRELFARIALDHAGNGMVGCSSWCWQFWRQYSPELSLAPYTLAPLTGEQLTRWLDYLASGDGEQQVTARMTRDGLYVLPAPQQDSDLKYSSFTQDLATLARGNRGVALAIWQRTLRARPEKDDEDTGKEVVRLAGRRCWVAPLDQISLPSVPASAGRQPSHILHALLLHDGLNAEQLALVTGMQKQDIALTLDRLIRAELVGRAPESDVYRVTPLGYPAVRKNLQARGYPVDGF from the coding sequence GTGAATGACGTTGTAGAAGACCACCCGTATCTGCCTGGCGGACTGATTCCGCTGGAGCAATGGAAAACCCCTGAGACCTCGGTTCAGAAAACCATCCGCGGCGCCTTTCGGGACATTCTCGACCAGTTGAGAGCCGGTATCAGCCCGGAGGAACAGGCATTCCAGAGCCTGGATGATCTGCCGATGCTGTCTGGGGACCGGCTGAAGGAGTTTGCACCGGAACCGGATGCCGCATTGCTGGCGCAGGTATTGGTGGACCAGTTCGATCAGCTACACCGTGACGGAGCCAGCCATCGCGAGGTGAACTTTGTGGTGGCGCCTCCGTTTTCGGGGGTGCCGGAGGCCCTGCGCTGCCTGTCCTGGAGGGTGCTGACACCTCCGGATAACCTGTTGATGACAGAGCAGGACGCTGGTGCCTGGTGGGATGAACAACTGTCTGGCGGCGACTGGGTCATTCCGGAACTGGCGGATTTCTGGCTCAGGCATCCGGCCGGGTTGAATCTGCTTCGGGAACTCTTCGCTCGCATCGCGCTGGACCATGCCGGTAATGGCATGGTTGGCTGTTCCAGCTGGTGCTGGCAGTTCTGGCGCCAGTATTCGCCGGAGCTCAGCCTGGCGCCCTATACCCTGGCGCCGCTTACCGGTGAGCAATTGACCCGATGGCTGGATTACCTGGCGTCCGGCGACGGAGAGCAGCAGGTTACCGCCAGAATGACTCGCGACGGGCTGTATGTACTGCCGGCGCCCCAGCAGGACTCTGACCTGAAATACAGCAGCTTCACCCAGGATCTGGCAACGCTTGCCCGGGGCAACCGGGGCGTGGCCCTCGCCATCTGGCAACGCACCTTGCGGGCACGGCCCGAGAAAGATGATGAAGACACAGGCAAGGAAGTTGTCCGGCTGGCCGGGCGCCGGTGCTGGGTTGCTCCGCTGGATCAGATCAGCCTGCCCTCGGTGCCGGCGAGTGCCGGACGGCAGCCTAGCCACATTTTGCATGCCTTGCTGCTGCACGACGGCTTGAATGCCGAGCAGTTGGCGTTGGTGACCGGAATGCAGAAACAGGATATCGCCCTGACGCTGGACAGGTTGATCCGGGCAGAGCTGGTGGGCCGCGCACCTGAATCGGATGTGTATCGGGTCACCCCGCTGGGGTATCCCGCCGTTCGCAAGAACCTCCAGGCCCGGGGCTATCCCGTGGATGGCTTTTAG